A genomic stretch from Engraulis encrasicolus isolate BLACKSEA-1 chromosome 10, IST_EnEncr_1.0, whole genome shotgun sequence includes:
- the LOC134456396 gene encoding GTPase IMAP family member 7-like, translating into MIKLIGSKHYAAFSCDESSRRIVLVGKTGVGKSAAGNTILNEKVFESIRRSSSVTLKCEKKKADVNGQMVSVVDTPGLFDTKQPNEDVMREIVKCISYLAPGPHVFLVVIRADVRFTEEEQETVKLIQEMFGEEASCYTMALFTCGDELEADGVKIEDFMKDDPHLLPFIRQCGGGYHVFNHRSKDPSQVRELLEKINTMVQRNGGGHYTTEMFEAVEKAIEENKMMIMLATPNISDDEARSMAEEDNKFIIMFLHCVKAASDAGEAVAGDFGAVLSASAAALFGGAVLLHVAAAVGVAKAKKQCSIQ; encoded by the exons ATGATCAAGCTTATTGGGTCGAAACATTATGCAGCATTCTCGTGTG ATGAATCATCCCGGAGGATTGTTCTTGTTGGGAAAACTGGAGTTGGCAAGAGTGCAGCAGGAAACACCATCTTAAACGAGAAAGTCTTTGAGTCCATTAGACGGTCCTCCTCTGTAACACTtaagtgtgaaaaaaagaaagcagatGTTAACGGTCAAATGGTGTCAGTAGTGGATACTCCTGGACTGTTTGACACTAAGCAACCCAATGAGGATGTGATGAGGGAGATTGTTAAATGCATCTCGTACCTTGCTCCTGGTCCTCACGTGTTCCTAGTGGTGATCCGTGCGGATGTAAGATTCACTGAAGAAGAACAGGAAACAGTGAAGCTTATTCAAGAGATGTTTGGGGAAGAGGCCTCATGTTACACCATGGCCCTGTTCACCTGTGGAGATGAGCTGGAGGCAGATGGAGTTAAAATTGAAGATTTCATGAAGGATGATCCACACCTCCTTCCCTTCATCCGTCAGTGTGGTGGAGGATACCACGTCTTCAACCACAGAAGCAAGGATCCCTCTCAGGTcagagagctgctggagaagatcaaCACAATGGTGCAGAGGAATGGTGGAGGCCACTACACCACTGAGATGTTTGAAGCAGTGGAAAAGGCCATAGAGGAAAATAAAATGATGATTATGTTAGCAACCCCAAACATCTCAGATGACGAGGCAAGATCAATGGCAGAGGAAGACAACAAATTTATTATCATGTTTCTTCATTGTGTTAAAGCTGCTTCTGACGCAGGTGAAGCTGTTGCGGGTGATTTTGGGGCTGTCCTTTCTGCATCCGCTGCTGCTCTTTTTGGAGGTGCTGTACTTCTTCATGTAGCTGCAGCTGTGGGTGTGGCTAAGGCCAAAAAACAGTGCAGCATCCAATGA